A part of Rattus norvegicus strain BN/NHsdMcwi chromosome 4, GRCr8, whole genome shotgun sequence genomic DNA contains:
- the Rab43 gene encoding ras-related protein Rab-43 isoform X1 has protein sequence MAGPGPGDQDEHYDFLFKLVLVGDASVGKTCVVQRFKTGAFSARQGSTIGVDFTMKTLEIQGKRVKLQIWDTAGQERFRTITQSYYRSANGAILAYDISKRSTFLSVPHWIEDVRKYAGSNIVQLLIGVFKTRLLCVTSDVLELAQLTRLASNSETHLPL, from the exons ATGGCGGGCCCTGGCCCGGGAGACCAGGACGAACACTACGATTTCCTGTTCAAGCTGGTGTTAGTGGGCGACGCGAGCGTGGGCAAGACGTGCGTGGTGCAGCGCTTCAAGACCGGCGCCTTCTCCGCGCGTCAGGGCAGCACCATCGGTGTCGACTTCACCATGAAGACGCTGGAGATCCAGGGCAAGCGGGTCAAG ctccagaTTTGGGACACAGCCGGCCAGGAGCGGTTCCGGACCATCACCCAGAGCTACTACCGAAGTGCCAATGGGGCTATCCTCGCGTACGACATCAGCAAGAGGAGCACCTTCTTGTCGGTGCCTCACTGGATTGAGGATGTGAGGAAGTACGCGGGCTCCAACATCGTGCAGCTGCTGATCG gtgttttcaagacaaggcttctctgtgtaacgtcagatgtcctggaacttgctcagttgaccaggttggcctcaaactcagagacccacctgcctctttAA
- the Rab43 gene encoding ras-related protein Rab-43 — protein MAGPGPGDQDEHYDFLFKLVLVGDASVGKTCVVQRFKTGAFSARQGSTIGVDFTMKTLEIQGKRVKLQIWDTAGQERFRTITQSYYRSANGAILAYDISKRSTFLSVPHWIEDVRKYAGSNIVQLLIGNKSDLADLREVPLAEAQSLAEHYDILCAIETSAKDSSNVEEAFTRVATELIMRHGGPMFSEKNTDHIQLDSKDIAESWGCGC, from the exons ATGGCGGGCCCTGGCCCGGGAGACCAGGACGAACACTACGATTTCCTGTTCAAGCTGGTGTTAGTGGGCGACGCGAGCGTGGGCAAGACGTGCGTGGTGCAGCGCTTCAAGACCGGCGCCTTCTCCGCGCGTCAGGGCAGCACCATCGGTGTCGACTTCACCATGAAGACGCTGGAGATCCAGGGCAAGCGGGTCAAG ctccagaTTTGGGACACAGCCGGCCAGGAGCGGTTCCGGACCATCACCCAGAGCTACTACCGAAGTGCCAATGGGGCTATCCTCGCGTACGACATCAGCAAGAGGAGCACCTTCTTGTCGGTGCCTCACTGGATTGAGGATGTGAGGAAGTACGCGGGCTCCAACATCGTGCAGCTGCTGATCG GGAACAAGTCAGACCTTGCTGATCTCCGGGAGGTCCCGCTGGCGGAGGCGCAGAGCCTGGCTGAGCACTATGACATCCTCTGTGCCATCGAGACCTCTGCCAAGGACTCCAGCAATGTGGAGGAGGCCTTCACCAGAGTGGCCACTGAACTCATCATGAGGCATGGAGGCCCCATGTTCAGTGAGAAGAACACTGACCACATTCAGCTGGACAGCAAGGACATTGCGGAGAGCTGGGGCTGTGGATGCTGA
- the Rab43 gene encoding ras-related protein Rab-43 isoform X2 yields the protein MAGPGPGDQDEHYDFLFKLVLVGDASVGKTCVVQRFKTGAFSARQGSTIGVDFTMKTLEIQAPDLGHSRPGAVPDHHPELLPKCQWGYPRVRHQQEEHLLVGASLD from the exons ATGGCGGGCCCTGGCCCGGGAGACCAGGACGAACACTACGATTTCCTGTTCAAGCTGGTGTTAGTGGGCGACGCGAGCGTGGGCAAGACGTGCGTGGTGCAGCGCTTCAAGACCGGCGCCTTCTCCGCGCGTCAGGGCAGCACCATCGGTGTCGACTTCACCATGAAGACGCTGGAGATCCAGG ctccagaTTTGGGACACAGCCGGCCAGGAGCGGTTCCGGACCATCACCCAGAGCTACTACCGAAGTGCCAATGGGGCTATCCTCGCGTACGACATCAGCAAGAGGAGCACCTTCTTGTCGGTGCCTCACTGGATTGA